The Xiphophorus hellerii strain 12219 chromosome 7, Xiphophorus_hellerii-4.1, whole genome shotgun sequence nucleotide sequence CTTCAAATGTCATTCACATTTTGGGGAAATATGAGGTTTCACGcagctttcagtttttaaaactgactGTGGAGAATTGAAATAAATCTAATATAATTTCACTTGTCAGCAGGCGTTTCTAAAACCGTGAAAGCAGCCAGTTTGTTTCACTCTGCCTGCCACGGCCTCCTCATGGTACATTAGTTTGGATGAAGCAATCCCGACTTCCAAATTAGGGACCGAGTGAGTAGAAAAGACGTGGAGCTCCTGGCTCAACGGACCCaggtttgttttctctcagaAGGTTTGCTTTAGAAGCAGCTTAAACTTTTTATGAGGAGCACCTCAGCCTAGCTGCCTGACTACAAAGGTCCAATTTAGTTTATCTCGCTATCTCTCATCATGatgttttgaaatgactcaTTATCATTATGCTGGTTTTCTTACAAACATATAATCTGCAGTGCAGGGAGTGTAACAAACAAGTACAGTCATGGTCAAAGCTGCACCCTCCTTCTGTCctacttttttatatatcaaGGTATAAAAAAGCTCCGGtggtttaaagctgcagtattcaacttttattaaaatacatgtttatacatgtttgttaaagttatcgttatgttgtgacagtataatataatatagataatctgcaaagaaaattgacttcctttgctttctcccagtgctaactacagaaatactcaggcagaaacaaccaatcagagccaggaggagggtcttagcactgtcaatcaccctcatgTACCTTTCTCTCTGCTACGCCTCAGTTTGTTCACCACACAGAgtctgccatgaatgctaagaCTAGTTAGCAAGGTAACCAATGACAacggataaacagttttcctggaccagtaagttgtttctccaccattaaaacatttaatattgtcttcatgaggttgattgacagcactaagcccctcctcatggctctgattggttgtttttaactGGTGTATTTTTGCAAATGGCAAATAGTttctcagggaggaggtggaggagcttgatttttttcccacagattaTGTCTCATATTACACAGtccaattcaaattcaaaaatactttattgatcccagcGAGAAATTGAATAATGAATTAGATAATTGTCACGACAtgctgacagttttaacaaatatgtaataaacaGTGGTGCTCATTGGGGGTAGATAGTGGGGCTGTTGCCCCCCCGCCCCATAAAAGACCCCCGCTCCCTTTAATAAATCATATTCGGTTCATAGAATCCAAACAGTCGTCTTTTTCaatcaagacaaaaatataaaattgcatgaataaaaacataaataatgagtaaatacataaatcaaaatatcaaaaatatacatGTGGACATTGTCcattaatttcaacaaattGAGGCGGCGGCTCAATGAGTAACTGTACTTCTAGCCTCCACCTGTGGGAGGCGGTAATGTACCGTAACCAAGACGATAATACAACGAGGAGTCAAGTTTTCTCAGGTTCCCAACTTTCACATTCTCTAAAAGCAGAAAGTGTAACACAACACCCCCTAAAACACACAcctctaacacacacacgcgcgcacgcccccacacacaccaccTCTATGAGTGCCGACAGCTGAGGCAGCAGTTTCCTTTCAAAGCCCTGGATCTTAGTTCATCCTCAGCTTGTGTCTGAGCTCGGCCCCTGTGGCGGAGCCTCGGGGTCAAATGAttaagacacacacacgcaaacagtATCTCCTCACCTGTGCTGTGTATCTGACTGGGAGATGCTGTGTATGCTCTGTAATTCTGGGTGTCTGAtggggctgtgtgtgtgtgtgtcagaggtGTGTGTCTGACACACCTCCCTGTAGTCCCACTAAGACCTGGGTTATACTGTACATTCTACATCTAATGAGTCAGGCTGACTTACACacctgtgttttttgttgttgccaaGAACTTTTCAGCGATATTACCGATTACCTGACAGACTGAGGTTCCTGCAGCCACAGATAGACACAACCGAGTCACAAACTACAGTTTGTACAAACAAAATGATGctcaagaaaaattaaaatgagttatgTGTTGTTTATAATGAAAATGCAGAAGCCTCAAAGCTGCAGTATCTCACcttcatgaaaaatatttttttatatatttgttgaaactctCACTATGTCGTGATAAtttggtatgagacagataaactgtgaaaaactgagctctttgtgttttcccGTCAAatagtggcattttatagcacaatcaagtaactttgTTGCCctcaattgttataaaaatgctatatacttcaaatatgacttacaagaaatttgactttgtaatccaacaccttgaaattgggtcactGTCTCtctaaaaactcctgctctttctgaaactccaccttcagaaagtcatcacaacatggctcctgtattaaccctttaacaatgtttttatcggtgttgcactgagaagtagctcctataatgaactcagtagatgtgcagttccactaggtgtttgctaattgctgctggctagtctgaaggagctgagtggaggagatGCAGGAGGAGGACTGCTCAGTGAAGCGGCAgcttagaaactgcagctctgagaagGAGATAcgtccttgaaggcggggctaggcccacccaggcgttttgcacagctgaatggttgccatggagatcaaaggatttctcaaacacacgAAAGatttaaagcaacactccatgCATGTTCTTGATCACAGAATAAtattacaacatgatgtaaagctaaaaaaaaaaagtctattttacataaaactgcccCATTAAGAGCCACATCCTGAATAATGAAGGAATTACTCTCCACTGTCTGCCGGTCAGAAGCCTGGTTTAGTTGGTGACCCAGTTGCTACGGTATCAGATGTGCAGAGAGGCGACGCTGCGGCGTCATTTACCTGAGGCAGCGGATCTCTCTGTCACACTGAAATGAAAGGCAGGTACACAATAACATTAGgtaaaaataagatattttctcTTGATAaaaattgttgttgtttgtattaGGTGAGAGCCAATCACAGAACGGCAAACAGACCTTAACATGCCGAGTACGCTGAACACCACAGAGGAAAAATAAGGCTACCAAGAGTCTGGGAGGCGAtgaaaaggacaaaataaaaacccctATATAggtcatgaaaatgaaaataaagtatcTGAACAAAACCGAGTAGCACACTCAAACGGAGCTTTATACGTGTGATTCACTAAtgcgcatgcacacacacgctgCCGTCTCAGACAGACAAACCGTCCATTCAAATCTTATTTAAAGCCCGTCTCCTGCCAAACAGTCACTGCAATTACTGCCTACTGATTACAGGTATTATTCCAATCTTTTTCAGTCTTTGTGGAGGTACATTATGTCTGCAGgaagcaacacacacacacaatgggAACGCCAAGCGCGTATGATTTGCGACGGTTCGTCATTATGGCTCAGCTACAATCACGCAGGACTCTGTCAGTGAGGGGCAACAAGGCTCAAGCAGCAAGTCATCAAACGTCATCCGTTTTAATGAATCTGCCGCATACAGCAGTGTTTTCACAGGAGCACTTCATTTAGACCTTGATGGTCCTAACCCTGCCGCCCGCCCACCCCGTTCCATTAACCACTCAGGGTTCTGTTCGCCTGCAGGTGCAGAGCAGACAAGAACCTCTCCAAATCCACAGAGACCTCTGTcgttttgttcacatttctgtTCATCTGTCATCTTAAAGAGGCGAGTCCTGTTTAACACACAATGTGTGTACTGCCGAGTTTAAACAGCTGAAGATTTCTGATAACAACGTCAATCACAACACACGTCACACTTCCTTTTTTAGTCGCACGGAGCTGATAAACGTTTCTCAAACACCAACAAAGAGCCTTTGGTGGCCTAAGTAACATTAAGCAGTCTAAGCAGGATTATCATAAAGAGCTGCCATGCATTTATATAACAAGATTTAAAATtctagctgttttttttctggatttgcTTTAAGAGCTTTATGAGCAGATGAGCACAAATGACCAATATTTGGCCCCCATTGAGTTTATGAAGCTCCAGCACAGGGCTATGATAGGTTTTGGAAATGCTACAACCTCACTTTAGTGAAATCATGCAAAGCTTCatcatttacagtttaaacaggaagtttacatacaacagaattttttttccctttgagaagttaaatcagaccaaattaCTCTCGATTCAAGACAGTTGGAATCaccagaaatatttatatttgctaaatgtcataACAACGAGGTcagatatttattaatttattaatgtcttcGACTTACCTGGAACTCAAAGGTCTCGTCAAACATGGGCTCGTCCTGGTTCTGAGCGGCGGTGCGTGTCCGCTGCTCTGCACAGTCAGCCGGGACGCCGTGCAGCTCCAGCACAACGTACGGGTCAATGACCTCACCTTTGGCCCCTGACCCCTGAGGCTTGGGCAGGTTGTGGGCACTGATCACCTGCTCAACAAAACATAGAGCAACTCATGTTAAGttcatcagaaaaaaatctctgaagacaACCTTTATATCCAAGGGGTTTAGCAGGGTCAAAGGGCAGGCTCACTGTATATCAGCTTCTACATCAGTATCACTCGATGTGATTTCAGTCATTGTTTAACTTATTGGTATCAGTCAGATAAATAGAAATATGCTGATATTAACAGCCAATATTCATCATTGTGTTGGTTATGTGGTATTAgttttggtcatgtgacagtgatagTGATGCAACAGAGGACTGGGtgacatagtgtcattttacaGCAACTACGTTACGTAAAATTGTTACAAAGATCAAAGAAATTTAACTCAAcctcttgaaattgggcctctgtctctttaaaagttcctgctctttctgaaacccCGCCTTCAGGAattcatcccaacatggctcctctcttaaccctttaacaacgtttttagcAGCgctgctctgagaagtagctcctataatgagctcaggaagggcagtttcaccaggtgattgctaattgcttctggctagtttgaaggagctgagtggaggaaaCTGCATCTCTaaggaggagcttcgtctcAAAGGtggcagctgaatggttgccacgagagattaaaggatttctcaaacagccatgaaaaaaatcaaggcaacactccaggtatgtttttcaTGATGGCGTAGCATTATAATTTACTGTACATAACACTGCCCTTTTAAGTATATGATACTGAAGTTTTTGTTATTAGTTGTTGagtgttaaattaaaaacaacagagcaGCTTCTGGACCTTAATGCGCAGAGTCTGAGGCGGGACTCCTGGCACGCAGCCATGCGTGTGGGCGCTGAAGTACGACACCTCGTCCCTCATCACGGCGGGCCGGAGGACGTAGCCGCTCCCCCCGTTCTGAGTGAAGCGGCCCCGGTGAAGGTCCAGCATGGCGCCTGGAGTCTGTTGGTTCAAGGCCACAAGCTGGACCCCTCCCTTCCAGTATCCCTGCGGGTTGGGGTTGCTGGAGTCCAGGCGCACTGAGCTGGGCCGTACCCTGGTCAGGGTGCGCTTGGTGAACACCACCAGGTCCTCCGGGCTCTCACTGGTTAGCCGCCCGGCCTCTCCCTCACCCAGGGAGCACATCGTCCAGTAAGGCAGCTCCGGGGGGACGGGTGAGCCGGGGGATGAGGGGCTGCTGGGGGGAGACTGCTGGGTCTGCTTGTAGCTTCCCCTCTGGGCGTAGAAGCTGCGGCTGCTGGTCCGGGCAACAGCCACCAGGTCCGACAGCTCCCTGTGGAGGCTGAGCTTCCTGGGCTGGGAAGGAGGCGGGACCACCAAGACCACACCCAGTTCCTCCTCCCCAGGGATGGTCATCCTTCTTCCTGCCAGGGGCCCGCCCCCTCCGATCTCCTCGTCCTCCTCAGACACCTCCCCGTCAGAGCCCTCCTCCTCTGGAGGGAGCTTCTTCCCCACTAGGAGGATCCTCCCCTTCAGCTGTTCAGGGGAGGGCAGAGTGGTGGCCCGCCCCCCCAGACTCACATGCTGGGCATCGGGGGTGTAAAGCCGGGACCCGAACACCTTCTTCAGGTGGTGGGCCATGGTGCGCTGCTGACCCGGGGAGCACCGGTGACACAGGTACAGCAGCAAAGGGTACTGGGAAGTCAGGAAGGCGTATTTATTGACCACCTCCAGTGCAGAGCGGATGGTAACAGGCgcgtggtggtggtggaggtggTGATGGTGGCGAGAGACGTCGGGCCCATAGTCGACCCCAAGCAGAGGCTCGCCCTCGGGGCCATCGGTCACTCCCAGCTCCAGGCACCGGCAGCCGGACTGCAGGGCCTTGATGAGGCCGCCGAGGTCGGCTCTGCCGTGGACCTGGTCGTCCAGCAGGTAGGAGCGGTACGAAGTACTGCGggggacacacacacagggacaactcagaaaacacacacacacagatagaAAACATACAACAACGAGTCAGAAAAACACAGGGACAGGTCAGTCATTACGTGGTTTATATGGACAATTAGTTGCAGTGAATTGTATTTATAGTTTTGAGGATAAAGAGGAATGAATCCGTGTGTACAGATATTTCAAACATTGACTACTGAAGGTTTTTATAAAACCATGTGATGAGAATATATAGTTTTGCAAGACAAAACTATACAGATCAGTATAGTTCAGTACAGATCATAGTCATTTCTGCTGGCTACTACAGTGTTTTGTTACTGGGTTTCCTAtgatgcacagaaaaaaaaatcatccaattAGCTTTTTGCTTTGTCCAGAGGGTCTGAGCTCTCcgctattgagaaacaattgcttggactgtgttgaagttttcaattttacccaatcactgACGTTTTCCCCGAGACGTATTTAATGCACCAGTAtgacgctatgaagcttaccggaaataaacaaccatcctccactgtgcAGAGAAAAGTGCAGATCTGAACCAGGCGGCTGCTAACGTTAATTTAATCATTTGGAAGTGTGACCAACACGGCTTGAATGGCTTTCTTCACTTCCTCTGTTGGCATTGATAAAACAGTTCAGAAAATCGACATCATCATTCATAAATCccccttctgtttgctgattggcctgTTAAAAAATCTACCAGAGAGAGTCCAAGTGAAACCCAGAAAgtgagattttatttgataggaATTGCACAGGAAGGTAACAGCCAGACTAGGCTGGAGTTTTATTTAGCAGACGTCACTCCACTACTCCCTGACCTCAACAGGTCAAGTTCCATGTCCTGTGGCTCCTCAAACCTTAAACTCTCTGAACCCAGTCAGTCTGGCTTGAATCCTTTTGTTCCTCAGAGGAACATCAGCTTATTATCCACCCCTACACTGATTCCTATCGTTATTTGTGGCATCATGATGGTGGAATAAGCCACCAAGAGAGAGCGACTGCACGTGTTTTAGGTATTCTGAAGATTAATCTGGTCATAGAACACCTGCTCTCTAAGTGTTCTTCCTGCATGATGTCCTATAAAAACAACAAGTCGGTCTGAGGAGTAGTTTTATGAGCCCTTTTTGGAGGAAGAGGGAAAATATTTCTCGTTTCTTTAACTGACTGTAAGCTGTAAAGCTCTGGCTTTTGCAAGAGTGCTTCACTGAGTAAGACGCGGCTTTAGATGACCTAACATAGCGTGTAACGTAAAACTGGCACAATAACTGCAACTTAATGTGCGTATTGGTTTCAAATGTTGGATTTAGTGCTGGCTCTCACACAGCCGTGAGTAAGCAGAACCATCTGGCAGATGTGCAGAAAGCAGCCACTGAATGAACCCAGTGCAGAGTCATGTGTGGAGACTTTGCAacagtgcagaacaatatgtgCTTATGGGAAATatgtttatctaaaaaaaaaaaaacatttcttcgGTCAGCTCACCCCCGTACCAGTGTAACGGGATTTGTTGGTGCTCATGCAGATAACTGTGAGAGTGCtctaaaaagtgaaaacaatgcCAGAATCAGAAAACCTAAGCATGCATACATAACCAGCTGTGGTGTTAGGATTGATTGGTGTTTGAACTGCAGTAACACCTGTGATTACACAGAAACtgtggacttatttataattagtAAGCTGTGTTGTACAGACACAGCTGGAGAGCATTTTGCTTTCCATCTATAGTTTTGTATCATGTACAGGACCatgcaaaaatatgcaaaccCCTTAagcttgtttacattttgtcacattacaaacacacaTCCTTTGGAAAGGATCAGTCAGTGCAGCAGCCAAGAGGAGGTTGGAGgaggtttgttttctattttctctctttctactaaAAACTGGATGAGAAATGTTTTcggtctggtgttttggtctcaactagctctACTttctgaaggacaattttgtttgcagaaacttcctaatttattttatttattgtttctgtctCTATAGattctacatatttttcttttcctgctctTCTAGCAAAGTGAGCCGTCAAACCTGATGTAATAGTGGGACAGGGGCAGGTTCATGTCCTGGCAGACGCCCAGGTGTTCGGGGTCCAGAAGTTGACACTCGGGCGACTGCAGGTAGCGGGCGAACCCGTCCAGGCCCAGCAGGCCATGCTCCCGGCCCTGCGCCGACGGCTCGTAGCGCTTCAGCAGTTCCCAGCAGCCCTCGGTCGTAGCAAGGGACAAGCCCTGCTCCGTCTCCAGGAAGAGGCGGAGGTCCTGAGGGTCCAGGCACTCGCGGTCCTGGGACAGCTGAACCAGCAGGAAGTAAACATCGGGTCGGGTGCAGAGCTCACAGAAGGCCTCCTGGAACTCCTCCCGCGTCACGTGAGAGGTGAGCTTCTCCTTGCTCCGCTGGATCTCCTTAAATCGCAGGCGGACCTGTGGAAAGCACAGAGAGCATGATCAGGTATGATCCGGTCAGTCTGAGTCACAGAAAACTCATTTAGGTAACTACTGACCCAACACTTAgcaagctaataaaaaaaaggaataaatgtgGCTTCAGCCAACTTTCTATCTTTATTTCCGTGaagcaagatgctgcagatcttctatcAGTCTGTTGTTTCATCTCTTCATTCTTCATCTcttggggcagcagcatcagagccagagACCTAGAGGCTCAACAagctgataaagaaggctggttctgttctggttcagCTCTAgggacgactgtggaacctctggagatgatgcaaagaaggattttacataaaatcaacaaaactaCGGACAATcctgagcatcctcttcatgaTGATAGCTGCGTTTTTGttacaaatgtatgcaaaatTTTGTTGAAGTTCCacaattgttgaaaaaaaaactgtcacaaatgtggtgtttccattaaacacaattaaaatcacgtgaataagtttgttcatgcgacaaatcattaaaaaaacaagccacGCCTTCaccctcctaccacttcctgtcgtcttctctGTCTTCTCCTCCAGTAGTAACAGCCGGTTGTTCATCATGTGACTGGACTGATGCGAAAGAAAGTTTTTCCATTGCGGTTTTGCAGAGTACGCTAATTTTGATACAGCTGTAAAACAACCACACTCTGGTCCCAAaaccttttatcaaaaaattagtttttgcgAAATCGGCGTGTTTCCagtaagcaaatttattttcagaattccaGTTTGCGCAATTTTTTTGGTCAATGGAAATGTAGCTACTGCCTTAGaaaaacagtgtcttcagtcataAGCTTCTTCAGATTCGCTGCAACACAGACCGCTACAATCTCTTCTTGTAGATGTAGTTCCATCTACACGATTCTCTGAtgaatttttaattaatgagtTGCAACAATATttagtttccctttgggatcaacaaggcagttttgaatttgaattttcaaTAAGGATGTTACAGTGAGCCACAGTGAATTATGAAACTCCTTCTACatttcctctctgctctctccATCATTTAGTCTCTGCCCGTGCTTGCAGCAGTTCTCTTCCGATCTGATCTTGGCAAAGGTATGTTCCTGCTGGTTATCTCATAAGCCCACACAGATTCTTTTGGTTGCTTGCGATGTGAAAATAATTCAGGACAGTGTCCTTCAGAAACTCTGGTCATGATGGACAAAAAGCTCTGTTGTTCAGCAAAACACCCAccgaaaaaaaacacacttttcaaCTCACTTTATGCCAGGACTCTGACCTGCTTGGATTCAAAGTGAATTACAGCTGGTCACTTATCAGCTTCAGCTAAAAAAGGCCAATATTATAAATACTTCATATGTAAAATTAGTTGTAGAAAACAGCATTGGAAGCATTAGAAGATCTataattgaagaaaaataaagcaatttaaCTTTTGTTTCAGCTGAGAGACATGGCTTCACTCTTTGCTCATCTGATTCAGATCTGGATCAATTCACATTAATTTGTGGCAAAAGAATAGAACTGAGAAATAACTTGTGCTTCCTATACTCAAACTTCAGACCCAATggttaaagctgtttttatgaactgtgcCATCACTTTGTCAATGGAAAATTACCTTGGAGGCACAAAGATCAAATTTAGAAAACGCATGATTCTAAGTCCCGTCTTACCTTGGCCTCCTTGATGCCAGGGCACAGCTTGCAGACTGTGGTGACAGCCACATCCTCTGATACGATCCCGTAGCCATCCTCATCAACCAGCGCGAACTCTGCTGCCAGCCACTCGCTCCTCATCTTGCTTCCCAGACTGCCTTCTACCGCCAAGCCACCTCCATCGCCTGGCCCTCCTGCCACTACCCCACATCCTCCCCCTGCCCCGCCGATGATCGAAGGGTGGGCGAGAAGGTACCGCAAGCCCGTCACCCAGATGTTGGCCACGTCAGCTGACAATGCCACCAAATCTAGAGACTGCAGAAGGGTGGGCAAAAATGTGGGatggtattaaaaaaaaaaactggcgaTGACTTTTCAGAATTCCCCTTTCCAGAATAAAGGTGGGCTTGTTACCTGGTACTCATCCCCATGAATGATGGAGAATGCGGCTTCCTCTGCCAGGTGTTCAGACAGAGGACCATTATGAAGAAACGTCTCTGTGCTTTTCCCAGTGCGGACCTCCCTGATGGTGGACACGTCCAGTCTGGCCCGCTCCGAGTCCTTCTTGGACGGCTCCCAGCGCAGGCAGCTCAGGTCTGTATCCAAGGTGTAGAAGCGACAGTACATCCTGGAATTGGGTCGGATCTTCTTCAGCTCACACCCACCTTGCATGAAAGCCAAGCAGTCCGCTGCACTGCTCACCTGCAACAAGAGGTCACGCAAGTCTTGGACTAAGGGTCAAagtgaaaacatgttcatgGAAGGCAGTAGTTCGTAGGAGAAATACCAACGGTTTCCAAAAATCCTTCCAATATTAATTTTCTAAGTTCAAATGAAACACGTtgagcattttaaaaatcacttctAGGAAAACCTGCGGGTAGCTTGCTCTTCTGCCAGAAAGAATGGCCTTCATCTTATGAATGTTCTAAACTAACATGTGTGATGGGCTTCTCTTGAATCCAAAGGTTTGAACACTTAAAGGgatattttgtcttgttttcatgTGTATGTtgcacaaaatatatttagaacAGCTACAAACAAactcatttgttttaatcaaatacaAATTTGATATCCAAGCAAAACATGAATCAGCCACTGGTGGAGAACCCTTAATTGGCAAGAACAGAGGTAAGCCATTTCTTGTAGTTTCTCACTAGGGCTGCAAACATCCCAGTTCTGTTCTACATAATCCCTAATTCTGCTGGGAAACCGCCAAGAAGCCTTCCACAGATGGAGGCTTCCATCTGTGGAAGGCTCCACAGATGGCTTCCTTAGCCTCTCTTATGTTGCCCTGCTGGAATGTCTTGAGCTATTGTCCTACTGGAAGATGCATCCATGACCCATCTTTAGAGTTTTAGCAAATGCACAAAGGTTATCCAGAAAGATTTTAAGGTACATGACCAAGCAAAATGATCAGGCATCCTCAAATCATAATGTTTGTAGCTCTT carries:
- the plcl1 gene encoding inactive phospholipase C-like protein 1, yielding MSERDGCGDGLYGDGAPDFIPPRVSRGRRSGVILPGGGGGGGGQDSDTILLESVKAAPRRSSIIKDPSVQKVGGGRKKTVSFSSMPSEKKVSSAADCLAFMQGGCELKKIRPNSRMYCRFYTLDTDLSCLRWEPSKKDSERARLDVSTIREVRTGKSTETFLHNGPLSEHLAEEAAFSIIHGDEYQSLDLVALSADVANIWVTGLRYLLAHPSIIGGAGGGCGVVAGGPGDGGGLAVEGSLGSKMRSEWLAAEFALVDEDGYGIVSEDVAVTTVCKLCPGIKEAKVRLRFKEIQRSKEKLTSHVTREEFQEAFCELCTRPDVYFLLVQLSQDRECLDPQDLRLFLETEQGLSLATTEGCWELLKRYEPSAQGREHGLLGLDGFARYLQSPECQLLDPEHLGVCQDMNLPLSHYYISTSYRSYLLDDQVHGRADLGGLIKALQSGCRCLELGVTDGPEGEPLLGVDYGPDVSRHHHHLHHHHAPVTIRSALEVVNKYAFLTSQYPLLLYLCHRCSPGQQRTMAHHLKKVFGSRLYTPDAQHVSLGGRATTLPSPEQLKGRILLVGKKLPPEEEGSDGEVSEEDEEIGGGGPLAGRRMTIPGEEELGVVLVVPPPSQPRKLSLHRELSDLVAVARTSSRSFYAQRGSYKQTQQSPPSSPSSPGSPVPPELPYWTMCSLGEGEAGRLTSESPEDLVVFTKRTLTRVRPSSVRLDSSNPNPQGYWKGGVQLVALNQQTPGAMLDLHRGRFTQNGGSGYVLRPAVMRDEVSYFSAHTHGCVPGVPPQTLRIKVISAHNLPKPQGSGAKGEVIDPYVVLELHGVPADCAEQRTRTAAQNQDEPMFDETFEFQVNMPELALLRFVVLDDDYIGDDFIGQYSVAFDCLQPGYRNVPLLGLAGDPLPHTSLFVHVAITNRRGGGKAQRRGLSVRRVGRRGREYVSLRHTGIKALDEVFKQAGGPLKEATDLREDAQCSTAGFKDQCGLPTVAKLKQCIQSLATRLQSPEGAMGATMLLREGYPCLEPQVSLSEATRKLLSAYDTMISAQKQLIENADGVQERIDQVHREGMDLHEDLSRLCEKEGLKGRKMNKAVESFTWNITVLKGQSDLLRGAKMDSLDALRQLALACEACGLTSSSSNSSNSFSTAELHYSSHPASGRRSSTHGNGRV